From Rhopalosiphum padi isolate XX-2018 chromosome 2, ASM2088224v1, whole genome shotgun sequence:
gataaaataaatatgtttttataatggtaatacttttttttattgctacAGCGTCAGCAAAATACttgttaacttaaataatacttttattttattataaaattcgatACCCTTATTGTCAAAATGCAATGCAcatgcatattaattatattatttacttattcaagataaatattacataaatataataaataataatatagaatatattataacaataactataaataattatgtgaaGATAAAAAATGCCTCTTCGCCTATACCGTCCAATTTTATAAATGCAGTTAGACTTAGCTGGCTTGATAGTATTATTACAAGATCTTATAACATGCTTGAAATTCTGagctaatttataaatgattaaatagaaTATGAATTGCCGTTTTCCACAATTTAGGAATTGTTAATTTGGTCGCAATTACTAggatcatagttttttttttatttatatttaagaggTTAGTAGTAATAGCGACTCTttgaatacaattgtattttaatacaaaaattaaaagaaattaatatgttaaagtAAGATTTTATGAGGCTCCGACCATTTGCAGCTTTCTGCATAACGTCTATTATTCTGCCGATCCTTTCTTTAGACTGCATTCGTGTTGTTTAAAAAGGaaagtgtttaatttttttttgacaacgattaacatcaaattattagttactaaaaTATTCTATCTTTAACTGTACGTaccattatatttgtttttaatatcgtGATTATTTGCGTTATATTTAGctgtaaaatacaaattcaatCATAGTAATGTGTTTATAATCCATTATGAAAACCATTATGATTCTACAGTAATGATGCGCCTTCAACAACAACATtgatgtgtataattattatacttatacatattgtgaaacaatcaatataatataatatataaaaagtataagataatgttataaaaaatttagtttctTGATGCACCATTCACATACATTTCGGAGACAAACTCTGACATGACGTCTTGGTtaagataattatatacttttattaaataaaaatatatttatactagatATAATTACGTACCTTGTACCGAGTCTTTcgctgtaaataaaaaataaaatataattaatatgatgatatacaaaacataactaaaagaaaaaaataattggcaatgtaatgtaatgtatgttatgttaaatttaGCTATAATCCCAAGAGAGAAGAAAAGCAAAGGAACGAGTTATCTATAAAGAAATAAGAAAggaatagtaatttttttcgtctaagaatgaaaatcttttaaagaaatttaaatttttttttattgtcagaataattatataacgcCATAGCATAACCGTTGttaacaaaaatatgatttgatATGTATCGATtaataccattataaattaagggtaataaagtaaaaagggtatataaaacaaaataaggtAATTCAGTTAAGGAATAGTATTGGTGGGGACTTGAAAAGAACGAACACTTAGTAGATACTGAATATCAAGAAACGACTAACcaaagttttaaaacaaaatatcaatgcATATCTTATCCATAACAAAATATTGGAAGCTTATCAGCTATaatgtttcataaataataagttatcaaattaattaatatattgcacaaatattccaaaaaacacgtcggtaaaataatttaaaatagaaaaaatgaacGGCTTATGTCTTATTCTTAACAGTATTaatccaaaataaatatatgtttatattatgatattcttaTTAGTTGTACATACTTATATCCAAACGTGTATCATCAGAAAATTTTCCTGAAAAACCAAAAAAAGTATTGTATTACAGCAGCagcgtataatattacttaaatataatataaaaagaaaactatacatatatgaaGATATAGTATAAATCATAGGGTTATTTAAATActgatattttaaacttttcactaaaaaaaataataataataatatcaagcaACTTTTCATACCAGTATATCCAAGAAATGTTAATGTttctattaatacataaaatgattagaaaaaaaacaaaactatcaatattgacataaattataatacctatgtagtaATAGATTCCCATTGAACATAATACACAAGTCCTGATATGTTTACTTTCTCTGTATAGATCCTCCGCAATTCACACCCACAAAAGAGTTGCAATTTACCTTTTCACTGTTCCTTATCAAGTCATTAACGGATGAACTTATGAAAAAGAGGTTGATGCAAGGTTatcaaattaactatataaaaataaattgttctgGAATTTTGCAAATCTACTTAAATTTTCACGGGTTTTGACAagtgaaaaataacaatagttttggaaaaaaaaaaaattctactaccacatgaaaattgaaatatgcgaatcctgtgtataatattatctatactaaaTTTGACTTACATCTTGGTCTTaagtttaatgattaaattgttataaataatactaaaagcaACTAGCAAGTGGAAGGATAAATTCAATACCTATTGGGTGTTGGGAGACTATGTACAGGTATTAAGTGACCGAAGTTTTATTATGTCCAATGGTGTACACTTAAAGTGTGTATTAAAGTGCAGTTTTGTGTCAATTTTTTccgatatattttcaattttaactgaACTTTAAACTTTAGTATACAATAGCTATACgggtataacaattaacaagtatattaatatgcaatatttGGAACTTACGTGTACAGTCatctataattgaaaaaaaaacatttaaataaaattattcaacgaagttattaaacatattattacaaaagcctgtattataaaataaaaatatatttgtaaaaatgtttactgtaatattaaataataaatttgttattaaatattgaatgaaattatattattattatattaattattaattatttaattacaatacataaataatacacctataataatagtaaaacagTTAGGTACCTAAAAAGTCGCCTTGTGCATAAGAAGTAATGGCAAAGAGAACCATTGTTAAAGTTATTAAGTTACGTTCAGCCGAAaccattttcattttaatttagtaaaagtaaaacagagtatgtactatgtagaatataaagtttaagtaaattgaacgatttaaaaaataatacttcacGTACAGCATTTTATATcgataaaataagaaattaaataaagaaaaatatgttttcagtaaacagaaaataatgcaaataacatttttttttaaagtacaaacacatgttttttaagataaataacgtactaaaaaataagttatcagGTGGAGaagttatactattttatattattatgatgtatagaaTACTCTatatactatagagtatagagtgTACCAACTACCTGTATATATCTGGAGTAAAGTTAGTCACTGTATCTATTGTGTTTATAGTTCAACTTCAAATCCAATACATTTCGTAATAACGTCATCAAATTTAAGTTATCTTAGTAATTTACAACTCATGATATAGAATTTGGATTTTGAACCAAAgtaaatccttaaaaaagcattttatatagccgaaaaaatcaaaaaaaaaaaaacaatatattttattaaatttaattctaaaaaaataatgtatttatacattaaactgtatgtatattaaagaATGAATTCACGAGTTTAAGATCATATATTcggtgaaattatttttgctaAAACTCATCTTATTGAGcgctaatacatttttgatacatAGAAAATAACCTTTCCACATCAATTGaagtacttaattatttaatttttttgctgattaagtttaacaaaattataattaacatttattacatatttatttatatgtttagagaccagttttcaatttttagggTAGGGAACTTTAATCTTTAAGAAGCCACCATTcccatttcaaaaaaatataaatgtaaatgttatttcacaaatgtattataacttaaaatcacATAGATTTCGTTGTGATGGTCCTTTGCGAACTAAATGACGtcataaattatagaattattatttagttatatcatGTTTAATTGTAATTCGCAATgtcaaattgttttatattttatcttaagtCACAGTCTAAAAAGGTAAAACTCAAGTACTCGCAAGTTTACACAAATGGACTGCTGTAGTAGAGCACAGACTGTCCAGATGGCAATAGGTATGTATACCAAAATGGAAATTGTATAGACACGcgaaacactaaa
This genomic window contains:
- the LOC132922882 gene encoding uncharacterized protein LOC132922882, which encodes MKMVSAERNLITLTMVLFAITSYAQGDFLDDCTQTLTFLGYTGKFSDDTRLDITKDSVQAKYNANNHDIKNKYNEETMYAIGFYYLMVLPTVPNAANCIEVVCSTLNAMDKKKGDGSALAYVKKAAENDLNLQYKQI